Proteins encoded within one genomic window of Schaalia sp. HMT-172:
- a CDS encoding o-succinylbenzoate synthase: protein MNASQQAALMRIPMRTLSRQTRYALEGVDDILVYKVAMTTRFRGVTRREGLLLHGHAGWGEAAPFWNYDDAESSRWLAAALESARRFPPVPRRKYVPVNVTIPVIAPEDAYERVKASGGCATAKIKVAEPGVSISRDCARIAAVADALRQTVGGQATIRLDANGAWEVDEARAVIPALVEAAGVVPIEYVEQPCLTVDELAQVRRSVDVPIAADESIRRAEDPLEVARKEAADVVIIKVAPLGGVRSALRVARKSGLGVVVSSALETSVGLSVGVAAAAAVPGIPRAAGLATASLLVADVTTPLVPERGRLPVGRLEPDLELIDRSPGDSDLASRWGMRLEGMAEHLGAGAR from the coding sequence ATGAACGCATCGCAGCAGGCGGCGCTCATGCGCATCCCCATGCGCACGCTGAGCCGTCAAACGCGGTACGCCCTCGAAGGCGTCGACGACATCTTGGTGTACAAGGTAGCGATGACCACACGCTTCCGTGGCGTGACTCGCCGCGAGGGACTCCTTCTGCACGGCCACGCCGGATGGGGCGAAGCGGCCCCCTTCTGGAACTACGACGACGCCGAGTCCTCGCGCTGGCTGGCCGCCGCCCTCGAGTCGGCGCGCCGCTTCCCGCCGGTGCCCCGGCGTAAGTACGTGCCCGTCAACGTCACGATTCCCGTGATCGCCCCCGAGGATGCCTACGAGCGTGTCAAAGCCTCGGGCGGGTGCGCGACCGCGAAAATCAAGGTCGCCGAACCCGGCGTGAGCATCTCGCGCGACTGTGCGCGCATCGCCGCCGTCGCCGACGCGCTGCGTCAAACCGTCGGCGGGCAAGCCACGATCCGCCTGGACGCCAACGGCGCCTGGGAAGTGGACGAGGCACGCGCCGTGATCCCCGCCCTCGTCGAGGCGGCCGGAGTGGTTCCCATCGAATACGTCGAACAACCCTGCCTGACGGTGGACGAACTGGCCCAGGTGCGCCGCAGCGTCGACGTGCCCATCGCCGCCGACGAGTCCATCCGCCGCGCCGAAGACCCCTTGGAGGTGGCCCGCAAGGAGGCCGCCGACGTCGTCATCATCAAGGTCGCGCCCCTGGGCGGCGTCCGCTCCGCCCTGCGGGTCGCCCGCAAGAGCGGCCTCGGCGTCGTCGTCTCCTCCGCGCTCGAAACCTCCGTGGGCCTGTCCGTGGGCGTCGCCGCCGCCGCGGCGGTCCCCGGCATTCCGCGCGCCGCGGGGCTGGCCACGGCCTCGTTGCTCGTCGCAGACGTTACCACCCCGCTCGTGCCCGAACGCGGCCGGCTGCCCGTGGGGCGCCTCGAGCCTGACCTGGAGCTCATTGACCGGAGCCCCGGCGACTCTGACCTCGCGTCCCGGTGGGGGATGCGCCTCGAAGGCATGGCTGAGCACCTGGGGGCGGGCGCCCGGTAG
- a CDS encoding S1C family serine protease, translated as MNESQIPASGAAAAPDIPPATPATENPAPSAQDTPAADGTYSAPTGEPYGGYAAPASSEAVAPTVIVTKKGPGWGALLGAMLLTVGLTLGALFYVRPAMLRASTPTNLNGGTVATVPASSDATDWTAVASAVSPAVVTIQAQGASSGSTGSGVIYDAQGDIVTNYHVISSVLTGGQIQVTLADGRLYAARIVGHDKTTDLAVIRLDNPPEDLTVARFATSSTLQVGAPVMAIGAPLGLSNTVTTGIVSALNRPVEVSMDEDSTSQDQTQASSDLVITNAIQIDASINPGNSGGPLFDATGAVVGINSSIKSLATSSDGQAGSIGLGFAIPSDLVVSVADQLIASGSASHGMLGVTVKAATATVGSDTYVGAEIQEVTSGSGAAIAGLRVGDVILTVEGQEVTSPKQLVGYVRRYRAGDTVTMTIERDGATQDVSVTIQ; from the coding sequence ATGAACGAGTCTCAGATTCCCGCCTCCGGCGCCGCGGCGGCGCCCGACATTCCGCCCGCAACCCCGGCGACGGAGAACCCCGCCCCCTCCGCACAGGACACCCCAGCGGCCGACGGCACCTACTCCGCTCCCACGGGCGAACCCTACGGCGGATACGCGGCCCCGGCCTCGTCCGAGGCGGTCGCTCCCACGGTCATCGTGACCAAGAAGGGCCCGGGCTGGGGAGCGCTCCTGGGCGCGATGCTCCTGACGGTCGGCCTGACCCTGGGTGCGCTCTTCTACGTGCGCCCCGCGATGCTGCGAGCCTCCACGCCGACGAACCTCAACGGCGGCACCGTCGCAACCGTCCCCGCCTCCTCCGACGCCACCGACTGGACCGCCGTCGCCTCCGCCGTCTCCCCGGCCGTCGTCACCATCCAGGCGCAAGGCGCCTCGTCCGGCAGTACTGGCTCCGGCGTCATCTACGACGCCCAGGGCGACATCGTCACCAACTACCACGTCATCTCCTCCGTGCTCACCGGCGGGCAAATCCAAGTCACCCTGGCGGACGGGCGACTCTACGCCGCGCGCATCGTCGGCCACGACAAGACGACGGACCTGGCGGTCATCCGCCTCGACAACCCGCCCGAGGACCTGACCGTCGCCCGCTTCGCGACCTCCTCAACCCTCCAGGTCGGCGCACCCGTCATGGCGATCGGCGCGCCACTGGGCCTGTCCAACACGGTCACGACCGGCATCGTCTCCGCCTTGAACCGCCCCGTCGAGGTGTCCATGGACGAGGACTCCACCTCCCAGGACCAGACGCAGGCGTCCTCCGACCTGGTCATCACCAACGCCATCCAGATCGACGCCTCGATCAACCCCGGCAATTCCGGCGGCCCGCTCTTCGACGCGACCGGCGCCGTCGTCGGCATCAACTCCTCGATCAAGTCCCTGGCGACCTCCTCCGACGGGCAGGCCGGCTCCATCGGCCTGGGCTTCGCGATCCCCTCCGACCTGGTCGTCTCTGTTGCCGACCAGCTGATCGCCTCCGGCTCAGCCTCCCACGGTATGCTCGGCGTCACCGTCAAAGCCGCCACCGCCACCGTCGGCTCCGACACCTACGTCGGCGCCGAAATCCAGGAGGTCACCTCCGGGTCGGGGGCCGCCATCGCCGGACTGCGAGTCGGGGACGTGATCCTCACCGTCGAAGGGCAGGAAGTCACCAGCCCGAAACAGCTCGTCGGCTACGTGCGCCGCTACCGCGCCGGCGACACCGTCACCATGACGATCGAGCGTGATGGCGCCACACAGGACGTGTCGGTCACGATCCAGTAA
- the menD gene encoding 2-succinyl-5-enolpyruvyl-6-hydroxy-3-cyclohexene-1-carboxylic-acid synthase produces the protein MPSVDTARAILSTLDALGVTHVLYCPGSRSAPFAYALESGAFGGQARAVLDERGAGFAAVGLARTGALPVVIVTSGTAVAELAPAVLEASHARLPLLVVSADRPGELRGVGASQATDQARLFNTHARACVDLEPQEPSPRLVGQLSRALAAATGAPTGTPGPVQLNVAFRDPLTPQAPAPSEGGLTGDEAPASFVPRPTRVLPARPAPSRWEDIVGQARAGLIVAGEGASPRAAHWSRASGFPLLAEPASGAWALGGVTPFEQAIVSSDLARQVDTVVVTGRPTLSRPIHALLARPDVRVVVADPCAPWVDISGNATTVVADLQAPEGPVPGRLADWSMSVQALSTGAGARIDQILARESGRTMIDLARAVASATSGPLVLGASNPVRAFDLGVASLSGRLVYSNRGQAGIDGTVATAVGVALGLGAVAHPDEASAPGSPRGGKAAEPAHAPRVTVVMGDLTLCHDASSLALAAATGAQLDIVLADDSGGGIFATLEHGRATTPEAYDRWFGVAQNVNYEALAAAYGVGFARATHPRELAAILAAPAAGPRLIHAPVERAAHLYTALRGAAC, from the coding sequence ATGCCCTCCGTCGATACCGCACGCGCGATCCTGTCCACCCTGGACGCCCTGGGCGTCACCCACGTCCTGTACTGCCCCGGCTCGCGCAGCGCACCCTTCGCCTACGCCCTCGAATCGGGGGCCTTCGGAGGGCAGGCGCGAGCCGTCCTCGACGAGCGTGGCGCCGGCTTCGCCGCCGTCGGCCTGGCCCGCACCGGCGCGCTGCCCGTCGTCATCGTCACCTCTGGAACCGCCGTCGCCGAACTGGCACCCGCCGTCCTGGAGGCCTCCCACGCCCGCCTGCCCCTCCTCGTCGTGAGCGCCGACCGGCCCGGCGAGCTCCGAGGCGTCGGCGCCTCGCAGGCGACCGACCAGGCCCGCCTCTTCAACACCCACGCCCGAGCCTGCGTCGACCTGGAGCCGCAGGAACCCTCGCCTCGCCTGGTCGGCCAACTCTCGCGCGCGCTCGCCGCCGCCACCGGCGCCCCCACGGGCACGCCCGGCCCGGTCCAACTCAACGTCGCCTTCCGCGACCCCCTCACGCCCCAGGCGCCCGCCCCCAGTGAAGGCGGCCTCACCGGCGACGAGGCCCCGGCCTCGTTCGTCCCACGCCCGACCCGGGTGCTCCCCGCCCGCCCCGCCCCCTCGCGATGGGAGGACATCGTCGGCCAGGCTCGCGCCGGCCTCATCGTCGCGGGCGAGGGCGCCTCGCCGCGGGCCGCACACTGGTCGCGGGCCTCGGGCTTCCCTCTCCTGGCCGAACCAGCCTCCGGGGCGTGGGCCCTCGGCGGCGTCACCCCCTTCGAGCAGGCCATCGTCTCCTCCGACCTCGCGCGCCAGGTCGACACCGTCGTCGTCACCGGGCGCCCGACCCTGTCGCGCCCCATCCACGCGCTCCTCGCACGCCCCGACGTGCGCGTCGTCGTCGCGGACCCCTGCGCGCCCTGGGTGGACATCTCGGGCAACGCGACCACGGTCGTCGCCGACCTTCAAGCCCCCGAGGGCCCGGTGCCGGGCCGCCTGGCCGACTGGTCGATGAGCGTCCAGGCCCTCTCCACAGGCGCCGGGGCGCGCATCGACCAGATCCTCGCCCGCGAGTCCGGGCGCACGATGATCGATCTGGCGCGCGCCGTCGCCTCCGCCACGTCCGGCCCGCTCGTGCTCGGCGCTTCCAACCCCGTGCGCGCCTTCGACCTGGGCGTCGCCTCCCTGTCCGGGCGCCTCGTGTACTCCAATCGAGGCCAGGCCGGCATCGACGGGACCGTCGCCACCGCGGTCGGCGTGGCCCTTGGGCTCGGCGCCGTCGCCCACCCTGACGAGGCCTCGGCCCCCGGATCCCCTCGGGGCGGGAAAGCAGCGGAGCCGGCCCATGCCCCGCGCGTCACCGTCGTCATGGGTGACCTGACGCTGTGCCACGACGCATCCTCCCTCGCGCTCGCCGCGGCCACGGGAGCCCAGCTCGACATCGTCCTCGCCGACGACTCCGGCGGCGGCATCTTCGCCACCCTCGAACACGGGCGCGCCACCACCCCCGAGGCCTACGACCGCTGGTTCGGCGTCGCCCAAAACGTCAACTACGAGGCGCTCGCCGCCGCCTACGGCGTCGGTTTCGCGCGCGCCACCCACCCGCGCGAACTCGCCGCAATCCTCGCAGCCCCCGCGGCGGGACCCCGCCTCATCCACGCGCCCGTCGAACGGGCCGCGCACCTGTACACGGCCCTGCGCGGCGCGGCATGTTGA
- a CDS encoding isochorismate synthase MenF, translated as MVGLGRALTLESATPDVIAQVRRAWEAAPVSSSAPTAGAHRPGQAATGDAPSPVLYAGAARTGEATTASSPTPYAGAHRPGEATTASSPTGGAPSPVLFASFAFRSPARSVAFVPALTLIDEAGARWAITAGIGQAPDPLAAVDAALVEARPAPRVPESLTFGQGSMSRTQWRDSVRSMAARLREGAADKAVMARDMTIRCSRGFDERFLLERLTDLYPSTWRFCVDSLVGASPEMLIAAACGTASSRVLAGTCKPGEGQALASSAKDLREHELASESVSSILERLCLDVRAQGPFLLSLPNVVHLATDIHARLGAAHLLDLVAALHPTAAVCGTPRDAAMRLIEELEDTERGRYSGPVGWVDTAGDGEFAIALRCGLASGTRLRLFAGAGIMPDSDPDLELTETEAKMRPLLDALGV; from the coding sequence ATGGTGGGCCTCGGGCGGGCGCTGACGCTCGAATCCGCAACCCCGGACGTGATCGCGCAGGTGCGCCGCGCGTGGGAGGCTGCCCCCGTCTCATCTTCCGCCCCGACCGCTGGCGCGCATCGCCCCGGACAAGCCGCCACCGGCGACGCTCCTTCCCCCGTCCTGTACGCTGGCGCAGCACGCACCGGCGAGGCCACCACGGCCTCGTCCCCCACCCCATACGCTGGCGCGCATCGCCCCGGGGAGGCCACCACGGCCTCGTCCCCCACCGGCGGCGCCCCCTCCCCCGTCCTGTTCGCGTCCTTCGCGTTCCGGTCCCCCGCCCGCTCGGTGGCCTTCGTGCCGGCGCTGACTCTGATCGACGAGGCCGGGGCGCGTTGGGCGATCACGGCGGGCATCGGGCAGGCCCCGGATCCGTTGGCGGCGGTTGATGCTGCCCTGGTCGAGGCGAGGCCCGCTCCCCGCGTGCCGGAGTCTCTGACGTTCGGGCAGGGGTCGATGTCGCGAACCCAGTGGCGCGATTCGGTGCGCTCGATGGCGGCTCGCCTGCGCGAGGGCGCCGCCGACAAGGCCGTGATGGCGCGCGACATGACGATCCGGTGCTCGCGGGGCTTCGATGAGCGTTTCCTGCTGGAGCGCCTGACCGACCTGTATCCGTCGACGTGGCGGTTTTGCGTGGATTCGCTCGTGGGGGCGTCTCCGGAGATGCTGATCGCTGCCGCCTGCGGGACCGCGTCGTCGCGCGTCCTGGCTGGCACGTGTAAGCCCGGCGAGGGGCAGGCCTTGGCGTCGAGTGCGAAGGACCTGCGCGAGCACGAGTTGGCGTCGGAGTCGGTGTCCTCCATCCTGGAGCGCCTGTGCCTGGACGTGCGCGCGCAGGGCCCGTTCCTGCTGTCGCTTCCCAACGTCGTGCACCTGGCGACTGACATTCACGCACGTTTGGGGGCGGCGCACCTGCTGGACCTGGTGGCCGCGCTGCATCCGACGGCGGCAGTGTGCGGCACTCCGCGCGACGCCGCGATGCGCCTCATTGAGGAGCTGGAGGACACCGAGCGCGGCCGCTACTCGGGGCCGGTGGGCTGGGTGGACACGGCGGGCGACGGCGAGTTCGCGATCGCCCTGCGCTGCGGGCTGGCGTCGGGGACGCGCCTGCGCCTGTTTGCCGGGGCCGGCATCATGCCGGATTCAGACCCCGACTTGGAGTTGACCGAGACGGAAGCGAAGATGCGTCCGCTCCTGGACGCCCTCGGGGTCTGA
- a CDS encoding geranylgeranyl reductase family protein, with the protein MASTMPSDMSADVVVVGAGPGGSSTAYHLARAGLDVILLEKSPFPRDKICGDGLTPAAVHELIAMGVDTTGWMRNRGLTVIGGGHTVHMDWPDQKSLPGYGMTRARVDLDHVLARRAVEAGARLYEGVTVTGAIQDGSGRVVGVTAKTGRGKDATTIEVRASITVDAGGVAARLATGLGLEKKMNRPMGVAARAYFASPRGDEEWMESHLELWSGTPGASDLLPGYGWIFPMGEGIVNVGLGSVASRAGATNLPYREVFKAWTANLPEEWGFTPDNQIGQLRSAALPMSFNRKPHYTQGLVLVGDAGGMVSPYNGEGIAPAMKAGRYAASCIAQALARSHRAGIDRAMSEYPHMLRDEYGGYYQLGRIFVALIENPTIMRTCTNVGLPIPRLMTLVHKLLSDGYERTGGDFDDQLITMLTKVVRPA; encoded by the coding sequence GTGGCATCCACCATGCCTAGCGACATGAGCGCTGACGTCGTCGTCGTCGGCGCAGGCCCGGGCGGGTCCTCCACCGCCTACCACCTGGCCAGAGCTGGCCTCGACGTCATCCTCCTCGAAAAAAGCCCCTTCCCGCGCGACAAAATCTGCGGCGACGGGCTCACCCCGGCCGCCGTCCACGAACTCATCGCGATGGGCGTGGACACCACCGGCTGGATGCGAAACCGCGGCCTGACCGTCATCGGTGGCGGCCACACCGTCCACATGGACTGGCCCGACCAGAAATCCCTGCCCGGCTACGGCATGACACGAGCCCGCGTGGACCTCGACCACGTGCTCGCGCGCCGCGCCGTCGAAGCCGGTGCCCGCCTCTACGAGGGCGTCACCGTCACGGGCGCGATCCAGGACGGCTCCGGCCGCGTCGTCGGCGTGACCGCCAAAACTGGCCGGGGCAAGGACGCCACCACCATCGAAGTGCGCGCCTCCATCACGGTTGACGCTGGGGGAGTGGCCGCCCGACTGGCCACCGGCCTCGGCCTCGAAAAGAAGATGAACCGCCCCATGGGTGTCGCAGCGCGTGCCTACTTCGCGAGCCCCCGCGGCGACGAAGAATGGATGGAATCCCACCTCGAACTATGGAGCGGGACCCCCGGCGCCTCCGACCTGCTGCCCGGCTACGGCTGGATCTTCCCCATGGGCGAGGGCATCGTCAACGTCGGCCTCGGCTCCGTCGCCTCGCGCGCCGGCGCCACCAACCTGCCCTACCGCGAGGTCTTCAAGGCCTGGACCGCGAACCTGCCCGAGGAATGGGGCTTCACCCCCGACAACCAAATCGGCCAGCTTCGCTCCGCCGCCCTGCCCATGAGCTTCAACCGCAAGCCCCACTACACCCAGGGCCTCGTCCTCGTCGGCGACGCCGGCGGCATGGTCTCCCCCTACAACGGCGAAGGCATCGCCCCCGCCATGAAGGCCGGACGCTACGCCGCCTCCTGCATCGCCCAGGCCCTGGCCCGCTCCCACCGCGCCGGCATCGACCGCGCCATGAGCGAATACCCCCACATGCTTCGCGACGAATACGGCGGCTACTACCAGCTCGGCCGCATCTTCGTCGCGCTCATCGAAAACCCGACGATCATGCGCACCTGCACGAACGTCGGGCTGCCCATCCCGCGCCTCATGACGCTCGTCCACAAACTCCTGTCGGACGGGTACGAGAGGACCGGAGGGGACTTCGACGACCAACTCATCACCATGCTGACCAAGGTGGTGCGCCCCGCATGA
- a CDS encoding NADH-quinone oxidoreductase subunit A: MTNPYVPLLIMSAAALVLAFGGLVASAILGPTKKSTTKADNYECGIQPTSAHLTEGRFPVRYYLVAMTFIIFDIEVVFMYPWAVSFNQLGLFGLIVMMSFLVTLCVPYAYEWRRGGLDY, from the coding sequence ATGACGAATCCCTACGTGCCGCTGCTCATCATGTCGGCAGCCGCCCTCGTACTGGCTTTCGGAGGCCTGGTCGCCTCCGCGATCCTGGGCCCCACCAAGAAGTCCACAACCAAGGCCGACAACTACGAGTGCGGCATCCAGCCGACCAGCGCTCACCTCACCGAGGGCCGCTTCCCGGTGCGCTACTACCTGGTCGCCATGACCTTCATCATCTTCGACATTGAAGTTGTGTTCATGTACCCGTGGGCCGTCAGCTTCAACCAGCTCGGCCTCTTCGGCCTGATCGTGATGATGAGCTTCCTGGTCACCCTCTGCGTCCCCTACGCCTACGAATGGCGACGCGGCGGCCTGGACTACTAA
- a CDS encoding class I SAM-dependent methyltransferase, translating into MTEAPRADLTKVPEEIATMFDSVATRYDMMDTLMTGGLNHVWMTALRKAVAPHPGERILDLAAGTGASAASLAKGGAEVVACDLSEGMIEVGRERHPELEFVHGNAMDLDFEDGSFDAVTISWGLRNIPDPALALREMARVVRPRGRLVILEFSTPPSRAFRSLYNVYQKTVMPTMARLASTNDGAYDYLVESIRQWPAQEEIARMVAANGWSEVEYRNLTGGIACMHRAVKPLP; encoded by the coding sequence ATGACAGAAGCCCCACGCGCCGACCTCACCAAGGTCCCCGAAGAGATTGCAACGATGTTCGACTCCGTCGCCACGCGTTACGACATGATGGACACGCTGATGACGGGCGGTTTGAACCATGTCTGGATGACCGCGCTGCGCAAGGCAGTCGCCCCCCACCCCGGCGAACGCATCCTCGACCTGGCCGCCGGCACCGGCGCGTCGGCCGCCTCCCTGGCCAAGGGTGGCGCCGAAGTCGTCGCCTGCGACCTGTCGGAGGGCATGATCGAGGTCGGACGCGAACGCCACCCCGAGCTCGAATTCGTCCACGGTAACGCCATGGACCTCGACTTCGAAGACGGCTCCTTCGACGCGGTCACCATCTCCTGGGGCCTGCGCAACATTCCCGATCCCGCGCTCGCGCTGCGCGAAATGGCCCGCGTCGTGCGTCCCCGTGGGCGCCTCGTGATCCTGGAGTTCTCCACCCCGCCCTCGCGCGCGTTCCGCAGCCTGTACAACGTCTACCAGAAGACGGTCATGCCGACGATGGCGCGCCTGGCCTCCACGAACGACGGGGCCTACGACTACCTCGTCGAGTCGATCCGCCAGTGGCCCGCGCAGGAGGAGATCGCGCGCATGGTGGCCGCCAATGGCTGGAGCGAGGTCGAATACCGCAACCTGACCGGCGGCATCGCCTGCATGCACCGCGCCGTCAAGCCGCTCCCGTAG